In Monodelphis domestica isolate mMonDom1 chromosome 3, mMonDom1.pri, whole genome shotgun sequence, the following proteins share a genomic window:
- the LOC130457900 gene encoding mucin-16-like isoform X6, producing MLPSLALIIQAWSSQVLRSSFLPFCFQLKFLFGMSNLGSHYSACSVNLLRSLKNGTATGVGVLCTFQEDSSNPVLNKEKVYWELTEQIQRRRLKHVLIERDSLFVDGYHHKQPGIISTKKSEIAVGPVTHIPDHGAPGDMTSVTSSLYESTVGAIAAGSSYSKTFTLNFTITNMFYTPDMGERGSNTFKAAENVLQVLLKFLFGMSNLGSHYSACSVNLLRSLKNGTATGVGVLCTFQEDSSNPVLNKEKVYWELTEQIQRRRLKHVLIERDSLFVDGYHHKQPGIISTKKSEIAVGPVTLIPDYGAPGDMTSVTSGLLTYESTVGAIEFSTETSGTLKKVSGSD from the exons ATGCTGCCTTCCTTAGCCCTGATTATCCAGGCTTGGTCTAGTCAGGTTCTCAGAagttcctttctccccttttgttttcagcTGAAGTTCTTATTTGGAATGAGCAACCTTGGCTCTCACTATTCTGCATGCAGTGTGAACTTGCTGAG GTCTCTGAAGAATGGGACAGCAACAGGAGTGGGTGTCCTGTGTACTTTTCAGGAAGATTCCTCCAACCCTGTCCTGAACAAAGAGAAGGTTTACTGGGAGCTAACTGAACAGATTCAAAGAAGAAGGCTAAAACATGTGCTTATAGAGAGGGACAGCCTCTTTGTGGATG GGTATCATCATAAGCAACCAGGcatcatatccacaaaga AGAGTGAGATTGCTGTAGGACCTGTCACCCATATCCCAGACCATGGAGCACCAGGAGACATGACATCAGTGACTAGCAGCCTCTATGAATCCACAGTAGGTGCCATtg CAGCAGGGAGCTCCTACTCCAAGACATTCACCCTCAACTttaccatcaccaacatgtttTATACACCAGACATGGGTGAAAGGGGCTCCAACACATTTAAGGCTGCTGAGAATGTCCTGCAAGTTCTG cTGAAGTTCTTATTTGGAATGAGCAACCTTGGCTCTCACTATTCTGCATGCAGTGTGAACTTGCTGAG GTCTCTGAAGAATGGGACAGCAACAGGAGTGGGTGTCCTGTGTACTTTTCAGGAAGATTCCTCCAACCCTGTCCTGAACAAAGAGAAGGTTTACTGGGAGCTAACTGAACAGATTCAAAGAAGAAGGCTAAAACATGTGCTTATAGAGAGGGACAGCCTCTTTGTGGATG GGTATCATCATAAGCAACCAGGcatcatatccacaaaga AGAGTGAGATTGCTGTAGGACCCGTCACCCTTATCCCAGACTATGGAGCACCAGGAGATATGACATCAGTGACTAGTGGCCTCCTGACCTATGAATCCACAGTAGGTGCCATTg AATTCTCTACTGAGACTTCAGGGACACTGAAGAAAGTGAGTGGATCTGACTAG
- the LOC130457900 gene encoding mucin-16-like isoform X3: MFYTPDMGERGSNTFKAAENVLQVLLKFLFGMSNLGSHYSACSVNLLRSLKNGTATGVGVLCTFQEDSSNPVLNKEKVYWELTEQIQRRRLKHVLIERDSLFVDGYHHKQPGIISTKKSEIAVGPVTHIPDHGAPGDMTSVTSSLYESTVGAIAAGSSYSKTFTLNFTITNMFYTPDMGERGSNTFKAAENVLQVLLKFLFGMSNLGSHYSACSVNLLRSLKNGTATGVGVLCTFQEDSSNPVLNKEKVYWELTEQIQRRRLKHVLIERDSLFVDGYHHKQPGIISTKKSEIAVGPVTLIPDYGAPGDMTSVTSGLLTYESTVGAIGKKLLIFFLLYWYSSLLWALVLQLGDMIWIHLHILSTGYSLMGEFVIRL, encoded by the exons atgtttTATACACCAGACATGGGTGAAAGGGGCTCCAACACATTTAAGGCTGCTGAGAATGTCCTGCAAGTTCTG cTGAAGTTCTTATTTGGAATGAGCAACCTTGGCTCTCACTATTCTGCATGCAGTGTGAACTTGCTGAG GTCTCTGAAGAATGGGACAGCAACAGGAGTGGGTGTCCTGTGTACTTTTCAGGAAGATTCCTCCAACCCTGTCCTGAACAAAGAGAAGGTTTACTGGGAGCTAACTGAACAGATTCAAAGAAGAAGGCTAAAACATGTGCTTATAGAGAGGGACAGCCTCTTTGTGGATG GGTATCATCATAAGCAACCAGGcatcatatccacaaaga AGAGTGAGATTGCTGTAGGACCTGTCACCCATATCCCAGACCATGGAGCACCAGGAGACATGACATCAGTGACTAGCAGCCTCTATGAATCCACAGTAGGTGCCATtg CAGCAGGGAGCTCCTACTCCAAGACATTCACCCTCAACTttaccatcaccaacatgtttTATACACCAGACATGGGTGAAAGGGGCTCCAACACATTTAAGGCTGCTGAGAATGTCCTGCAAGTTCTG cTGAAGTTCTTATTTGGAATGAGCAACCTTGGCTCTCACTATTCTGCATGCAGTGTGAACTTGCTGAG GTCTCTGAAGAATGGGACAGCAACAGGAGTGGGTGTCCTGTGTACTTTTCAGGAAGATTCCTCCAACCCTGTCCTGAACAAAGAGAAGGTTTACTGGGAGCTAACTGAACAGATTCAAAGAAGAAGGCTAAAACATGTGCTTATAGAGAGGGACAGCCTCTTTGTGGATG GGTATCATCATAAGCAACCAGGcatcatatccacaaaga AGAGTGAGATTGCTGTAGGACCCGTCACCCTTATCCCAGACTATGGAGCACCAGGAGATATGACATCAGTGACTAGTGGCCTCCTGACCTATGAATCCACAGTAGGTGCCATTggtaagaaattattaattttctttctattatactggtATTCATCCTTGCTCTGGGCCCTTGTTTTACAGCTTGGAGATATGATATGGATTCATCTTCATATTCTGAGTACAGGATACTCACTGATGGGGGAGTTTGTGATTAGGTTGTAA
- the LOC130457900 gene encoding mucin-16-like isoform X5 — protein sequence MLPSLALIIQAWSSQVLRSSFLPFCFQLKFLFGMSNLGSHYSACSVNLLRSLKNGTATGVGVLCTFQEDSSNPVLNKEKVYWELTEQIQRRRLKHVLIERDSLFVDESEIAVGPVTHIPDHGAPGDMTSVTSSLYESTVGAIAAGSSYSKTFTLNFTITNMFYTPDMGERGSNTFKAAENVLQVLLKFLFGMSNLGSHYSACSVNLLRSLKNGTATGVGVLCTFQEDSSNPVLNKEKVYWELTEQIQRRRLKHVLIERDSLFVDGYHHKQPGIISTKKSEIAVGPVTLIPDYGAPGDMTSVTSGLLTYESTVGAIGKKLLIFFLLYWYSSLLWALVLQLGDMIWIHLHILSTGYSLMGEFVIRL from the exons ATGCTGCCTTCCTTAGCCCTGATTATCCAGGCTTGGTCTAGTCAGGTTCTCAGAagttcctttctccccttttgttttcagcTGAAGTTCTTATTTGGAATGAGCAACCTTGGCTCTCACTATTCTGCATGCAGTGTGAACTTGCTGAG GTCTCTGAAGAATGGGACAGCAACAGGAGTGGGTGTCCTGTGTACTTTTCAGGAAGATTCCTCCAACCCTGTCCTGAACAAAGAGAAGGTTTACTGGGAGCTAACTGAACAGATTCAAAGAAGAAGGCTAAAACATGTGCTTATAGAGAGGGACAGCCTCTTTGTGGATG AGAGTGAGATTGCTGTAGGACCTGTCACCCATATCCCAGACCATGGAGCACCAGGAGACATGACATCAGTGACTAGCAGCCTCTATGAATCCACAGTAGGTGCCATtg CAGCAGGGAGCTCCTACTCCAAGACATTCACCCTCAACTttaccatcaccaacatgtttTATACACCAGACATGGGTGAAAGGGGCTCCAACACATTTAAGGCTGCTGAGAATGTCCTGCAAGTTCTG cTGAAGTTCTTATTTGGAATGAGCAACCTTGGCTCTCACTATTCTGCATGCAGTGTGAACTTGCTGAG GTCTCTGAAGAATGGGACAGCAACAGGAGTGGGTGTCCTGTGTACTTTTCAGGAAGATTCCTCCAACCCTGTCCTGAACAAAGAGAAGGTTTACTGGGAGCTAACTGAACAGATTCAAAGAAGAAGGCTAAAACATGTGCTTATAGAGAGGGACAGCCTCTTTGTGGATG GGTATCATCATAAGCAACCAGGcatcatatccacaaaga AGAGTGAGATTGCTGTAGGACCCGTCACCCTTATCCCAGACTATGGAGCACCAGGAGATATGACATCAGTGACTAGTGGCCTCCTGACCTATGAATCCACAGTAGGTGCCATTggtaagaaattattaattttctttctattatactggtATTCATCCTTGCTCTGGGCCCTTGTTTTACAGCTTGGAGATATGATATGGATTCATCTTCATATTCTGAGTACAGGATACTCACTGATGGGGGAGTTTGTGATTAGGTTGTAA
- the LOC130457900 gene encoding mucin-16-like isoform X2, with protein MLPSLALIIQAWSSQVLRSSFLPFCFQLKFLFGMSNLGSHYSACSVNLLRSLKNGTATGVGVLCTFQEDSSNPVLNKEKVYWELTEQIQRRRLKHVLIERDSLFVDGYHHKQPGIISTKKSEIAVGPVTHIPDHGAPGDMTSVTSSLYESTVGAIAGSSYSKTFTLNFTITNMFYTPDMGERGSNTFKAAENVLQVLLKFLFGMSNLGSHYSACSVNLLRSLKNGTATGVGVLCTFQEDSSNPVLNKEKVYWELTEQIQRRRLKHVLIERDSLFVDGYHHKQPGIISTKKSEIAVGPVTLIPDYGAPGDMTSVTSGLLTYESTVGAIGKKLLIFFLLYWYSSLLWALVLQLGDMIWIHLHILSTGYSLMGEFVIRL; from the exons ATGCTGCCTTCCTTAGCCCTGATTATCCAGGCTTGGTCTAGTCAGGTTCTCAGAagttcctttctccccttttgttttcagcTGAAGTTCTTATTTGGAATGAGCAACCTTGGCTCTCACTATTCTGCATGCAGTGTGAACTTGCTGAG GTCTCTGAAGAATGGGACAGCAACAGGAGTGGGTGTCCTGTGTACTTTTCAGGAAGATTCCTCCAACCCTGTCCTGAACAAAGAGAAGGTTTACTGGGAGCTAACTGAACAGATTCAAAGAAGAAGGCTAAAACATGTGCTTATAGAGAGGGACAGCCTCTTTGTGGATG GGTATCATCATAAGCAACCAGGcatcatatccacaaaga AGAGTGAGATTGCTGTAGGACCTGTCACCCATATCCCAGACCATGGAGCACCAGGAGACATGACATCAGTGACTAGCAGCCTCTATGAATCCACAGTAGGTGCCATtg CAGGGAGCTCCTACTCCAAGACATTCACCCTCAACTttaccatcaccaacatgtttTATACACCAGACATGGGTGAAAGGGGCTCCAACACATTTAAGGCTGCTGAGAATGTCCTGCAAGTTCTG cTGAAGTTCTTATTTGGAATGAGCAACCTTGGCTCTCACTATTCTGCATGCAGTGTGAACTTGCTGAG GTCTCTGAAGAATGGGACAGCAACAGGAGTGGGTGTCCTGTGTACTTTTCAGGAAGATTCCTCCAACCCTGTCCTGAACAAAGAGAAGGTTTACTGGGAGCTAACTGAACAGATTCAAAGAAGAAGGCTAAAACATGTGCTTATAGAGAGGGACAGCCTCTTTGTGGATG GGTATCATCATAAGCAACCAGGcatcatatccacaaaga AGAGTGAGATTGCTGTAGGACCCGTCACCCTTATCCCAGACTATGGAGCACCAGGAGATATGACATCAGTGACTAGTGGCCTCCTGACCTATGAATCCACAGTAGGTGCCATTggtaagaaattattaattttctttctattatactggtATTCATCCTTGCTCTGGGCCCTTGTTTTACAGCTTGGAGATATGATATGGATTCATCTTCATATTCTGAGTACAGGATACTCACTGATGGGGGAGTTTGTGATTAGGTTGTAA
- the LOC130457900 gene encoding mucin-16-like isoform X4 translates to MLPSLALIIQAWSSQVLRSSFLPFCFQLKFLFGMSNLGSHYSACSVNLLRSLKNGTATGVGVLCTFQEDSSNPVLNKEKVYWELTEQIQRRRLKHVLIERDSLFVDGYHHKQPGIISTKKSEIAVGPVTHIPDHGAPGDMTSVTSSLYESTVGAIAAGSSYSKTFTLNFTITNMFYTPDMGERGSNTFKAAENVLQVLLKFLFGMSNLGSHYSACSVNLLRSLKNGTATGVGVLCTFQEDSSNPVLNKEKVYWELTEQIQRRRLKHVLIERDSLFVDESEIAVGPVTLIPDYGAPGDMTSVTSGLLTYESTVGAIGKKLLIFFLLYWYSSLLWALVLQLGDMIWIHLHILSTGYSLMGEFVIRL, encoded by the exons ATGCTGCCTTCCTTAGCCCTGATTATCCAGGCTTGGTCTAGTCAGGTTCTCAGAagttcctttctccccttttgttttcagcTGAAGTTCTTATTTGGAATGAGCAACCTTGGCTCTCACTATTCTGCATGCAGTGTGAACTTGCTGAG GTCTCTGAAGAATGGGACAGCAACAGGAGTGGGTGTCCTGTGTACTTTTCAGGAAGATTCCTCCAACCCTGTCCTGAACAAAGAGAAGGTTTACTGGGAGCTAACTGAACAGATTCAAAGAAGAAGGCTAAAACATGTGCTTATAGAGAGGGACAGCCTCTTTGTGGATG GGTATCATCATAAGCAACCAGGcatcatatccacaaaga AGAGTGAGATTGCTGTAGGACCTGTCACCCATATCCCAGACCATGGAGCACCAGGAGACATGACATCAGTGACTAGCAGCCTCTATGAATCCACAGTAGGTGCCATtg CAGCAGGGAGCTCCTACTCCAAGACATTCACCCTCAACTttaccatcaccaacatgtttTATACACCAGACATGGGTGAAAGGGGCTCCAACACATTTAAGGCTGCTGAGAATGTCCTGCAAGTTCTG cTGAAGTTCTTATTTGGAATGAGCAACCTTGGCTCTCACTATTCTGCATGCAGTGTGAACTTGCTGAG GTCTCTGAAGAATGGGACAGCAACAGGAGTGGGTGTCCTGTGTACTTTTCAGGAAGATTCCTCCAACCCTGTCCTGAACAAAGAGAAGGTTTACTGGGAGCTAACTGAACAGATTCAAAGAAGAAGGCTAAAACATGTGCTTATAGAGAGGGACAGCCTCTTTGTGGATG AGAGTGAGATTGCTGTAGGACCCGTCACCCTTATCCCAGACTATGGAGCACCAGGAGATATGACATCAGTGACTAGTGGCCTCCTGACCTATGAATCCACAGTAGGTGCCATTggtaagaaattattaattttctttctattatactggtATTCATCCTTGCTCTGGGCCCTTGTTTTACAGCTTGGAGATATGATATGGATTCATCTTCATATTCTGAGTACAGGATACTCACTGATGGGGGAGTTTGTGATTAGGTTGTAA
- the LOC130457900 gene encoding mucin-16-like isoform X1, which yields MLPSLALIIQAWSSQVLRSSFLPFCFQLKFLFGMSNLGSHYSACSVNLLRSLKNGTATGVGVLCTFQEDSSNPVLNKEKVYWELTEQIQRRRLKHVLIERDSLFVDGYHHKQPGIISTKKSEIAVGPVTHIPDHGAPGDMTSVTSSLYESTVGAIAAGSSYSKTFTLNFTITNMFYTPDMGERGSNTFKAAENVLQVLLKFLFGMSNLGSHYSACSVNLLRSLKNGTATGVGVLCTFQEDSSNPVLNKEKVYWELTEQIQRRRLKHVLIERDSLFVDGYHHKQPGIISTKKSEIAVGPVTLIPDYGAPGDMTSVTSGLLTYESTVGAIGKKLLIFFLLYWYSSLLWALVLQLGDMIWIHLHILSTGYSLMGEFVIRL from the exons ATGCTGCCTTCCTTAGCCCTGATTATCCAGGCTTGGTCTAGTCAGGTTCTCAGAagttcctttctccccttttgttttcagcTGAAGTTCTTATTTGGAATGAGCAACCTTGGCTCTCACTATTCTGCATGCAGTGTGAACTTGCTGAG GTCTCTGAAGAATGGGACAGCAACAGGAGTGGGTGTCCTGTGTACTTTTCAGGAAGATTCCTCCAACCCTGTCCTGAACAAAGAGAAGGTTTACTGGGAGCTAACTGAACAGATTCAAAGAAGAAGGCTAAAACATGTGCTTATAGAGAGGGACAGCCTCTTTGTGGATG GGTATCATCATAAGCAACCAGGcatcatatccacaaaga AGAGTGAGATTGCTGTAGGACCTGTCACCCATATCCCAGACCATGGAGCACCAGGAGACATGACATCAGTGACTAGCAGCCTCTATGAATCCACAGTAGGTGCCATtg CAGCAGGGAGCTCCTACTCCAAGACATTCACCCTCAACTttaccatcaccaacatgtttTATACACCAGACATGGGTGAAAGGGGCTCCAACACATTTAAGGCTGCTGAGAATGTCCTGCAAGTTCTG cTGAAGTTCTTATTTGGAATGAGCAACCTTGGCTCTCACTATTCTGCATGCAGTGTGAACTTGCTGAG GTCTCTGAAGAATGGGACAGCAACAGGAGTGGGTGTCCTGTGTACTTTTCAGGAAGATTCCTCCAACCCTGTCCTGAACAAAGAGAAGGTTTACTGGGAGCTAACTGAACAGATTCAAAGAAGAAGGCTAAAACATGTGCTTATAGAGAGGGACAGCCTCTTTGTGGATG GGTATCATCATAAGCAACCAGGcatcatatccacaaaga AGAGTGAGATTGCTGTAGGACCCGTCACCCTTATCCCAGACTATGGAGCACCAGGAGATATGACATCAGTGACTAGTGGCCTCCTGACCTATGAATCCACAGTAGGTGCCATTggtaagaaattattaattttctttctattatactggtATTCATCCTTGCTCTGGGCCCTTGTTTTACAGCTTGGAGATATGATATGGATTCATCTTCATATTCTGAGTACAGGATACTCACTGATGGGGGAGTTTGTGATTAGGTTGTAA